In Streptomyces capitiformicae, one genomic interval encodes:
- a CDS encoding amidase, translating into MTSWVGRTAAEIAAAVQEKRVTPRAVVAEHLARIEALDGRVGAFRKVRAEAALSEADEVGARSDLAELPLAGVPVAVKDNLAVRGEATRNGSAATPGTPAEDDHVTVARLRAAGAVVVGLTNVPELCVFGTTDGVHGTARNPWDPSRTTGGSSGGSAAAVAAGLAPIALGNDGMGSLRIPAANCGLVGLKPGFGVVPAGIGHGDWFGMSENGPLATTVEDARLMFQVLAGTEITRPSGPPSPRRIALSVRSPLVGVTVSRPYADAARRAAGLLAGAGHQVRPADPPYPVWLGTTSLAHWTAGTAVDAEGLDPRLLTRRTRVHAAVGRRFVEGVRKGERREQLRRRMEPFFAEHEVLLTPALARRGPAAADWHERGWLRNLLVNTNYSPLTPPWNLTGWPALSIPFGTLPSGAPCAVQMVGPPGAELELLGLAGQLEILRPWQRTAPIN; encoded by the coding sequence GTGACCAGCTGGGTCGGCCGGACCGCCGCCGAGATCGCCGCGGCCGTACAGGAGAAGCGGGTCACGCCGCGTGCGGTGGTGGCGGAGCATCTCGCGCGGATCGAGGCGCTGGACGGGCGGGTCGGGGCGTTCCGCAAGGTGCGGGCCGAGGCGGCCCTGTCCGAGGCCGACGAGGTGGGCGCCCGATCCGACCTGGCCGAACTACCCCTGGCGGGCGTGCCGGTGGCGGTCAAGGACAACCTCGCCGTACGCGGTGAGGCCACCCGGAACGGGTCAGCCGCGACGCCCGGCACCCCGGCCGAGGACGATCACGTCACGGTGGCCCGGCTGCGGGCGGCGGGCGCGGTGGTCGTGGGCCTCACGAACGTACCGGAGCTGTGTGTCTTCGGCACCACGGACGGGGTGCACGGCACCGCCCGCAACCCGTGGGACCCCTCGCGCACGACCGGCGGTTCATCGGGGGGCAGCGCGGCCGCGGTGGCCGCCGGGCTGGCGCCGATCGCGCTCGGCAACGACGGGATGGGCTCGCTGCGTATTCCGGCCGCCAACTGCGGTCTGGTGGGCCTCAAGCCCGGCTTCGGCGTCGTCCCGGCCGGCATCGGGCACGGCGACTGGTTCGGCATGTCGGAGAACGGGCCGCTCGCGACGACCGTCGAGGATGCCCGGCTGATGTTCCAGGTGCTGGCGGGAACGGAGATCACCCGGCCTTCCGGCCCCCCGTCCCCCCGCCGCATCGCCCTCTCCGTGCGCAGCCCCCTGGTCGGCGTGACCGTCTCCCGCCCGTACGCCGATGCCGCCCGCCGGGCGGCCGGCCTGCTGGCCGGAGCCGGGCATCAGGTCCGGCCTGCCGATCCGCCGTACCCCGTCTGGCTGGGCACGACGTCGCTGGCGCACTGGACGGCGGGCACCGCGGTGGACGCCGAGGGGCTCGACCCCCGGCTGCTCACCCGGCGTACCCGGGTGCACGCGGCCGTGGGGCGCCGCTTCGTGGAGGGGGTCCGCAAGGGAGAGCGCAGGGAGCAGTTGCGCCGCCGCATGGAACCGTTCTTCGCCGAGCACGAGGTGCTGCTCACCCCCGCGCTCGCCCGGCGCGGGCCCGCGGCCGCGGACTGGCACGAGCGGGGATGGCTGCGCAACCTGCTGGTCAACACCAACTACTCACCTCTGACCCCGCCATGGAACCTGACGGGCTGGCCGGCACTCTCGATCCCGTTCGGCACACTCCCATCGGGCGCGCCCTGCGCGGTACAGATGGTCGGCCCCCCGGGTGCCGAGCTGGAACTGCTGGGGCTGGCAGGCCAGTTGGAGATTCTGCGTCCGTGGCAGCGGACGGCACCCATCAATTAG
- a CDS encoding lipase maturation factor family protein — MEWFTAPDYWLSRLLFQRALAVIYLVAFLGAALQFRALLGERGMLPIPRFVGRVPFRHAPSVFHFHYSDRFFAAWAWTGCAVSLALVAGLDSRLPLWAGMLLWLVPWVMYLSIVNVGQTWYSFGWESLLLEIGFLAVFLGNDEVAPPIMVLFLLRWVLFRVEFGAGLIKMRGDACWRKLTCLYYHHETQPMPGPLSWFFHHLPRPFHRVEVAANHVTQLVVPVLLFTPQPIATAAASLMILTQLWLVLSGNFSWLNWITIVVALSAVDFGTGAPDVSDAPRWYEVVVLAVAALVLWLSYHPVRNMISRRQVMNRSFDPLHLVNTYGAFGSVSRVRYEVVVEGTADDVPREDSHWLEYEFKGKPGDPRRWPRQFAPYHLRLDWLMWFAGLSPAYAAPWFGALVERLLENDPDTLRLLHRSPFPADAPPRFVRARLFRYRYTTWRELRETGACWERTYVREFMPPSRLATVPARRS, encoded by the coding sequence ATGGAGTGGTTCACCGCACCCGACTACTGGCTGAGCCGACTGCTCTTCCAGCGGGCCTTGGCCGTGATCTACCTGGTCGCCTTTCTGGGGGCCGCCCTGCAGTTCCGGGCGCTGCTCGGGGAGCGCGGCATGCTGCCGATCCCCCGCTTCGTCGGGCGGGTCCCGTTCCGGCACGCGCCGAGCGTGTTCCACTTCCACTACTCGGACCGCTTCTTCGCGGCGTGGGCCTGGACGGGCTGCGCGGTGTCGTTGGCACTGGTGGCCGGGCTGGACTCGCGGCTTCCGCTGTGGGCCGGCATGCTGCTGTGGCTGGTGCCGTGGGTGATGTACCTGTCGATCGTGAACGTCGGCCAGACCTGGTACTCGTTCGGCTGGGAGTCCCTGCTCCTGGAGATCGGCTTCCTGGCCGTCTTCCTGGGCAACGACGAGGTGGCGCCGCCCATCATGGTGCTGTTCCTGCTGCGCTGGGTGCTGTTCCGGGTGGAGTTCGGCGCGGGACTGATCAAGATGCGCGGCGACGCGTGCTGGCGGAAGCTGACCTGCCTCTACTACCACCACGAGACCCAGCCGATGCCGGGGCCGCTGAGCTGGTTCTTCCACCATCTCCCGAGGCCGTTCCACCGGGTCGAGGTGGCCGCCAACCATGTGACCCAACTCGTCGTCCCGGTCCTGCTGTTCACCCCGCAGCCGATCGCGACGGCCGCCGCCTCGCTGATGATCCTGACCCAGCTGTGGCTGGTGCTGTCGGGCAACTTCTCCTGGCTGAACTGGATCACGATCGTGGTGGCCCTGTCCGCGGTCGACTTCGGGACCGGCGCACCGGACGTGTCCGACGCGCCCCGCTGGTACGAGGTCGTGGTGCTCGCGGTCGCCGCGCTGGTCCTCTGGCTCAGCTACCACCCGGTCCGCAACATGATCTCCCGCCGCCAGGTGATGAACCGCTCCTTCGACCCGCTGCACCTGGTCAACACCTACGGGGCGTTCGGCAGTGTCAGCCGCGTGCGGTACGAGGTGGTGGTCGAGGGAACGGCGGACGACGTGCCGCGCGAGGACTCGCACTGGCTGGAGTACGAGTTCAAGGGCAAGCCGGGTGATCCACGGCGCTGGCCGCGCCAGTTCGCTCCGTACCATCTCCGGCTGGACTGGCTGATGTGGTTCGCGGGGCTGTCCCCCGCCTACGCCGCGCCCTGGTTCGGGGCCCTGGTGGAGCGCCTCCTGGAGAACGACCCCGACACGCTCCGGCTGCTGCACCGCTCGCCCTTCCCGGCCGACGCCCCGCCCCGGTTCGTCCGCGCCCGTCTCTTCCGCTACCGCTACACGACCTGGCGGGAGTTGCGGGAGACGGGTGCGTGCTGGGAGCGGACGTACGTTCGGGAGTTCATGCCGCCGAGCCGTTTGGCCACGGTGCCCGCGCGGCGGTCGTAG
- a CDS encoding SpoIIE family protein phosphatase: MVDRGASESAVPDDWLARPDPVLALNRMGSFDWDLDAGVMHMDATAHEVFDVRPEEYDGKPESLSMRVPPMEGRRLDTLVSQALKDGSENYGAYFRIRLRDGTPRWTHTQGYIRRDGTGRPYRVIGIVRDATRELCELSGRTEQAVLNEARHRQTNVVQVITAALAHARTVQDVIDVLEDTDGLTHLGATSLVMGLVEAGRIRMVAAGPEDSYVPGTRITRLGVKYPMNEVVRSLVPHFIESPEEFAESYPLLWPHITDLKITSAAYLPLIVQARPIGAMGLLYNDRRGFTAEERDVLVALGSSIAQSLQRAMFYEQEKDLAEGLQQAMLPRSIPSVPGADIAVRYRAASIGGSHGRDIGGDWYDLIPLPGGRVGAVIGDVQGHDTHAAAVMGQLRIVLKAYATEGHTPATVMARASVFLHDLDTDRFATCLYAEADLATGVVQVVRAGHIDPLIRNTDGHCRRVTVDGGLPLGLSAEFGSLEYPVGTIELDPGQTLLLCTDGLIEEPGADLDDGMRTLQALIATGPDDVDDLADRLIDVAEESGGDDDVALLLLRRRSRGAEQPGGRLRQHVGPGDPEALTEARHMIGAAVRTWGARDRADEIELVADELITNTLMHTEGSAIVTLRALTGPDRRLRVEVEDSSSALPRRREAGESGVSGRGLLLVDRLTDVWGVEARGGGKCVWCEFRCA, translated from the coding sequence ATGGTTGATCGGGGAGCGAGCGAGTCGGCAGTGCCCGACGACTGGCTCGCCCGCCCGGACCCGGTATTGGCCCTCAATCGGATGGGCAGCTTCGACTGGGACCTCGACGCCGGTGTGATGCACATGGACGCCACGGCCCACGAGGTCTTCGACGTACGTCCCGAGGAATACGACGGCAAGCCCGAGAGCCTGTCGATGCGGGTACCCCCGATGGAGGGCCGCAGACTCGACACCCTGGTGTCCCAGGCGCTCAAGGACGGCAGCGAGAACTACGGCGCCTACTTCCGCATCCGTCTGCGTGACGGAACCCCGCGCTGGACCCACACCCAGGGCTACATCCGCCGCGACGGTACGGGCCGCCCGTACCGCGTCATCGGCATCGTCCGCGACGCCACCCGGGAACTGTGCGAGCTCAGCGGCCGCACGGAGCAGGCCGTGCTGAACGAGGCCCGCCACCGGCAGACCAACGTCGTGCAGGTCATCACGGCCGCCCTCGCCCACGCCCGCACCGTCCAGGACGTGATCGACGTCCTGGAGGACACCGACGGCCTCACCCACCTCGGCGCCACGAGCCTGGTCATGGGCCTGGTGGAGGCCGGCCGCATCCGCATGGTCGCCGCCGGCCCCGAGGACAGCTATGTGCCCGGCACCCGGATCACCCGCCTCGGCGTGAAGTACCCGATGAACGAGGTCGTACGCAGCCTCGTACCGCACTTCATCGAGTCGCCGGAGGAGTTCGCGGAGTCGTATCCACTGCTGTGGCCGCACATCACCGACCTCAAGATCACCTCGGCCGCGTATCTGCCGCTCATCGTCCAGGCCCGCCCCATCGGCGCCATGGGCCTGCTCTACAACGACCGGCGGGGCTTCACCGCGGAGGAACGCGACGTCCTCGTCGCCCTCGGCAGCAGCATCGCCCAGAGCCTGCAGCGGGCCATGTTCTACGAGCAGGAGAAGGACCTCGCCGAGGGCCTCCAGCAGGCCATGCTGCCCCGCTCCATCCCCAGCGTCCCCGGCGCCGACATCGCCGTCCGCTACCGGGCCGCGTCCATCGGGGGCTCCCACGGCCGGGACATCGGCGGCGACTGGTACGACCTCATCCCGCTGCCCGGTGGACGGGTCGGCGCGGTCATCGGCGACGTCCAGGGTCACGACACGCACGCGGCGGCCGTCATGGGCCAGCTGCGCATCGTCCTCAAGGCCTACGCCACCGAGGGGCACACCCCGGCCACCGTGATGGCTCGGGCCTCCGTCTTCCTCCACGACCTCGACACCGACCGCTTCGCGACCTGCCTCTACGCCGAGGCGGACCTCGCCACCGGAGTCGTCCAGGTCGTCCGGGCCGGACACATCGACCCCCTGATCCGGAACACCGACGGCCACTGCCGCCGGGTGACCGTCGACGGAGGCCTGCCCCTGGGACTGTCCGCCGAGTTCGGCAGCCTCGAGTACCCCGTGGGCACGATCGAGCTGGACCCCGGCCAGACGCTGCTGCTGTGCACCGACGGCCTCATCGAAGAGCCCGGCGCCGACCTCGACGACGGCATGCGAACCCTGCAGGCACTGATCGCCACCGGCCCCGACGACGTCGACGACCTCGCCGACCGGCTGATCGACGTCGCCGAGGAAAGCGGGGGCGACGACGACGTGGCCCTGCTCCTGCTGCGCCGCCGCAGCCGCGGCGCAGAGCAGCCCGGCGGGCGACTCCGGCAGCACGTGGGGCCCGGCGACCCCGAGGCGCTCACCGAGGCACGCCACATGATCGGCGCGGCCGTACGCACGTGGGGCGCCCGCGACCGGGCCGACGAGATCGAGCTGGTCGCCGACGAGCTGATCACCAACACCCTCATGCACACGGAGGGCTCCGCCATCGTCACCCTGCGGGCCCTGACCGGTCCCGACCGGCGCCTCCGCGTCGAGGTCGAGGACTCCTCCAGCGCGCTGCCCCGCCGCCGGGAGGCCGGCGAGTCGGGCGTCTCCGGGCGCGGACTGCTGTTGGTCGACCGCCTGACGGATGTGTGGGGCGTGGAGGCGCGGGGCGGCGGCAAGTGCGTGTGGTGCGAGTTCCGGTGCGCCTGA
- a CDS encoding Fpg/Nei family DNA glycosylase: MPELPEVEALRDFLVENLVGHEVVRILPVAISVLKTYDPPVTAFEGREITGVRRHGKFLDMEADDQDLHLVTHLARAGWLHWRDRLPDGPPRPGGKSPLALRVALETGEGFDLTEAGTQKRLAVYVVRNPSDVPGIARLGPDPLADAFDVTRFAGLLVGERRQIKGALRDQSLIAGIGNAYSDEILHTAKMSPFKLASSLKPEETRHLYEALRSTLTEAVERARGLAAGRLKAEKKSGLRVHGRTGEPCPVCGDTIREVSFSDSSLQYCPTCQTGGKPLADRRMSRLLK, encoded by the coding sequence ATGCCGGAACTTCCCGAGGTCGAGGCACTCCGGGACTTCCTGGTCGAGAATCTGGTCGGCCACGAAGTCGTCCGGATACTGCCCGTGGCGATCAGCGTGCTGAAGACGTACGACCCACCGGTCACCGCCTTCGAGGGGCGGGAGATCACCGGCGTACGGCGGCACGGCAAGTTCCTGGACATGGAGGCGGACGACCAGGACCTGCACCTCGTCACCCACCTGGCCCGCGCCGGCTGGTTGCACTGGCGGGACCGGCTCCCGGACGGTCCGCCCCGGCCGGGCGGCAAGAGCCCTCTCGCACTGCGCGTCGCACTGGAGACCGGCGAGGGCTTCGACCTCACCGAGGCCGGCACCCAGAAGAGGCTGGCGGTGTACGTCGTACGGAACCCGTCAGACGTCCCCGGCATCGCCCGACTCGGCCCCGACCCCCTCGCCGACGCGTTCGACGTGACCCGCTTCGCCGGGCTGCTCGTGGGGGAGCGGCGGCAGATCAAGGGGGCGCTGCGCGACCAGAGCCTGATCGCGGGGATCGGGAACGCGTACAGCGACGAGATCCTGCACACGGCGAAGATGTCGCCCTTCAAGCTGGCCTCGTCGCTGAAACCGGAGGAGACCCGCCACCTCTACGAGGCGCTGCGCTCCACGCTCACCGAAGCCGTCGAGCGCGCCCGGGGCCTGGCCGCCGGAAGGCTGAAGGCGGAGAAGAAGAGCGGCCTGCGCGTCCACGGCCGTACCGGCGAGCCCTGCCCGGTGTGCGGCGACACGATCCGCGAGGTCTCCTTCAGCGACTCCTCGCTGCAGTACTGCCCGACCTGCCAGACCGGCGGCAAGCCCCTCGCCGACCGACGGATGTCACGACTGCTCAAGTAG
- a CDS encoding sigma-70 family RNA polymerase sigma factor, with the protein MTAGTTITNGTTAEHELAELQREHGRPLFALMLRLSDGDRHRAEDLVQETLVRAWQHPEALRADDFDSVRPWLLTVGRRLAIDARRARQARPAEVGDAVLENARVMADHAERSVATLDVREAVKTLTPEHREVLVQVYFQGASVAEAAEALGIPPGTVKSRAYYALRALRRVLPGYAADLH; encoded by the coding sequence ATGACGGCCGGAACCACGATCACCAACGGGACGACCGCCGAGCACGAGCTGGCCGAGCTCCAGCGCGAACACGGCCGCCCCCTCTTCGCCCTGATGCTGCGGCTCTCCGACGGGGACCGCCACCGCGCCGAGGACCTCGTGCAGGAAACCCTCGTGCGCGCCTGGCAGCACCCCGAGGCGCTGCGCGCCGACGACTTCGACTCCGTACGCCCCTGGCTGCTCACCGTCGGGCGGCGGCTCGCCATAGACGCGCGACGGGCCCGGCAGGCGCGCCCCGCCGAGGTGGGGGACGCGGTGCTGGAGAACGCCCGAGTGATGGCCGATCACGCCGAACGGTCGGTCGCGACGCTCGATGTGCGGGAAGCTGTGAAGACACTCACTCCCGAGCACCGCGAAGTACTGGTGCAGGTGTACTTCCAGGGTGCGAGTGTGGCGGAAGCCGCCGAAGCCCTCGGCATCCCGCCCGGTACGGTGAAGTCTCGCGCGTACTACGCGCTGCGCGCCCTGCGCCGGGTGCTTCCGGGATACGCGGCCGACCTGCACTGA